Proteins encoded together in one uncultured Sphaerochaeta sp. window:
- a CDS encoding carbohydrate ABC transporter permease, whose protein sequence is MKAINNKEIKHFLLRYSVWAILLLGALTMILPFVWMISTSLKHANLVYTIPPTWIPNPVDWENYRAVWEVSNLATGILNSAIVSLSVVCFATITSSMAAFAFSKLYIPYKQVIFTILLTTMMIPVVVLLVPQFILYSKMKWIDTLLPLIVPASLCNINMIFFLKQYLSGLPKDLLEAAKIDGASYFGIYWRIYLPLMKTAIVANTILLFMATWNDYFGPLIFTHSRDKQTVQVAIAMMNSHYAQQTDIPLVMAASLIAVLPVLVLFVLCQKYFVDSFAMTGIKG, encoded by the coding sequence ATGAAGGCGATTAATAATAAGGAAATAAAACATTTTCTTCTTAGGTACTCTGTCTGGGCTATTCTTCTATTGGGAGCCTTGACCATGATTCTTCCTTTTGTTTGGATGATTAGTACTTCTCTTAAGCATGCCAATCTCGTATATACCATTCCCCCGACTTGGATCCCCAATCCGGTGGATTGGGAGAATTATCGTGCTGTATGGGAGGTTTCGAATCTAGCAACAGGTATTTTAAACAGTGCAATTGTTTCTCTATCAGTCGTCTGTTTTGCAACTATAACATCCTCGATGGCAGCCTTTGCTTTCTCCAAGTTATACATCCCATACAAACAGGTGATTTTTACCATATTGCTCACTACTATGATGATTCCTGTGGTAGTGTTGCTCGTACCTCAATTCATCCTGTATTCAAAGATGAAGTGGATTGATACGTTGTTGCCTCTGATTGTCCCTGCTTCTCTCTGTAATATAAATATGATTTTCTTCTTGAAGCAGTACCTGAGTGGGCTCCCAAAAGACTTACTTGAGGCAGCAAAAATTGATGGAGCCTCGTACTTTGGCATTTATTGGAGAATTTATCTCCCTCTCATGAAGACTGCGATTGTTGCAAATACCATTCTTCTGTTTATGGCAACATGGAATGACTATTTTGGTCCCCTGATCTTCACCCATAGCAGGGATAAGCAGACAGTACAGGTGGCAATAGCAATGATGAACTCGCACTACGCCCAGCAGACTGATATCCCGCTTGTGATGGCTGCATCCCTTATCGCAGTGCTTCCTGTACTTGTGCTCTTTGTGCTTTGCCAAAAATATTTTGTTGATTCCTTCGCAATGACAGGAATTAAAGGATAA
- a CDS encoding glycoside hydrolase family 43 protein codes for MQTYTNPLSHDGSRPDPFVFRFDGTYYLYVTHPQILCWSSSDLVSWKEEGPVISESLFGDLVPFAPEVIYINGWFYMYTSPSGTGHSVLRSTSPTGPFTLYAEGLERSLDGSPFVDDNGNLYLYWADDRGVLGCAMQSPSEPGETVVVCKTDIGWTEGPQVIKDDGLYYLTYCGNHYLSKGYRIYCAVSTNPLGPYKNVSAQPILVQTNGPCVGLGHCSTVWGPDLQVRYMAYHNLNKDRSRDFSIAPVSFSPSGVSVLGHCDYQQPVPNLPDVTTKIISSNQQEWKPYRDYDVTEAVGEISLISAVLPFGVCFGLLTVSITAEQMLIVRNQTRVLYTGPLPFKVKPTVSHTFILRSHDGIVTIQLNGLLLTTIQVPQQNIGPVGSIPGCDERIIKHVQLSYGSSMQAFEELPIPLPARVRARKSCVLNVPRSDTYLVHRTSLDNDLDVVRQNCEKIHLEKGIKTLRCGSPEQYLLIHRRARKLKASQQWKPKGSYGKYVCGDTYTSAFRLNAVIKRNQMGPDGAFGVIFRVTDLAEGGEGKDPVLGRNYFNGYSCMISAENVTLYKHMYCQETLVEVPHTEFLGKPLSILVIAKEQDIQIFLESKLVITYRDSENPFLYGKAGIRYVSSLMDSAEVALTCLD; via the coding sequence ATGCAAACCTATACAAATCCTCTTTCTCACGACGGGTCACGTCCAGATCCATTCGTCTTTCGGTTTGATGGAACGTATTATCTCTATGTAACCCACCCACAAATTCTCTGCTGGAGTTCTTCTGACCTAGTCTCTTGGAAGGAAGAAGGTCCCGTCATTTCGGAGAGTCTTTTTGGAGACCTGGTTCCATTTGCTCCTGAGGTAATCTATATAAACGGTTGGTTCTATATGTATACATCCCCATCAGGAACTGGACACAGTGTTCTACGAAGTACATCACCAACAGGACCCTTTACTCTCTATGCTGAAGGACTAGAAAGAAGTCTGGATGGATCTCCATTTGTTGATGATAACGGGAATCTGTATCTTTATTGGGCAGATGACAGAGGGGTACTTGGGTGTGCCATGCAGAGTCCTTCAGAGCCAGGCGAAACGGTAGTGGTGTGCAAGACTGACATAGGATGGACAGAGGGACCTCAAGTGATCAAGGATGACGGTCTTTATTATTTGACATATTGCGGGAATCACTATCTCAGCAAGGGATATCGTATTTATTGTGCAGTAAGTACCAACCCTTTAGGGCCGTATAAGAATGTTTCTGCCCAACCAATTTTAGTACAAACAAATGGACCTTGTGTTGGTCTGGGCCATTGTTCAACGGTTTGGGGGCCAGATCTTCAAGTACGTTATATGGCGTACCATAATCTAAACAAAGACAGGAGTCGTGATTTTAGTATTGCCCCCGTTTCTTTCTCCCCAAGTGGGGTGAGTGTACTGGGGCATTGTGATTACCAGCAACCAGTTCCAAATCTTCCTGATGTAACTACGAAAATTATTTCCTCCAATCAACAGGAATGGAAACCTTATAGGGATTATGATGTTACAGAGGCGGTGGGAGAAATTTCATTGATTTCTGCTGTACTGCCATTTGGAGTCTGTTTTGGATTGTTGACTGTTTCTATAACTGCTGAACAAATGCTTATTGTTAGAAACCAGACGCGTGTGCTGTATACAGGGCCTCTCCCTTTTAAAGTAAAGCCAACTGTTTCTCATACGTTTATATTGCGATCGCATGATGGAATAGTAACGATTCAGCTTAATGGATTACTACTTACAACTATTCAGGTTCCCCAGCAAAATATTGGTCCAGTTGGGAGTATTCCTGGATGTGATGAGAGGATAATCAAACATGTACAGCTCTCTTATGGGTCTTCAATGCAAGCCTTCGAAGAGCTTCCGATTCCTCTTCCTGCTAGGGTAAGAGCACGTAAATCATGCGTTTTGAATGTTCCTCGTTCTGATACCTATCTTGTGCATAGAACTTCACTTGATAATGATTTGGATGTGGTGCGACAAAATTGTGAGAAGATTCATCTTGAGAAGGGTATCAAGACTTTACGCTGCGGAAGTCCTGAACAGTATTTGCTTATTCACAGACGTGCTAGAAAATTGAAGGCCTCTCAACAATGGAAGCCTAAAGGCTCTTATGGGAAATATGTGTGTGGGGATACCTATACAAGTGCGTTCAGATTGAATGCAGTAATTAAGCGAAACCAGATGGGGCCAGATGGAGCTTTTGGTGTAATTTTCCGGGTGACAGATTTGGCCGAAGGTGGAGAAGGCAAAGATCCCGTTCTCGGACGAAATTACTTCAATGGTTATAGTTGTATGATCAGCGCTGAAAACGTCACTTTGTACAAGCACATGTATTGCCAAGAGACTCTGGTTGAGGTTCCACATACTGAGTTTCTTGGTAAACCTCTTTCTATCCTGGTAATCGCAAAAGAACAAGACATTCAGATTTTTTTAGAAAGCAAGCTGGTCATTACCTACAGAGATTCAGAAAATCCATTTCTATATGGAAAAGCTGGAATACGATATGTTAGCTCGCTCATGGATAGTGCTGAGGTTGCACTCACCTGTTTAGATTAA
- a CDS encoding GntR family transcriptional regulator — MYKVIAEDLNQQVYESLRYMILSGELVPDQKLVQEELAQRLQVSRTPLLSAFAKLEREMLLISIPRRGYYVRSVNLNELLQIYEIRLRLEPLGACEAASNVDEKEIRELMRKTEALNLLDDEKLNNQFRSYDYAFHSTIMQMSNNPFLEKMVSSFNLVTLGNLTGMLRNVRDSLAEHTVILRSILTHDPEKAEQAMFKHVEVAKKRIEQYILEKDCS; from the coding sequence ATGTATAAAGTAATTGCTGAAGACTTGAACCAACAAGTGTATGAATCATTAAGGTATATGATCCTTAGTGGAGAATTGGTCCCTGACCAGAAGCTTGTGCAAGAAGAGCTTGCACAACGATTACAAGTGTCCAGGACACCACTTCTTTCAGCTTTTGCAAAGCTTGAACGAGAAATGTTGCTCATCTCTATTCCAAGAAGAGGGTACTATGTCCGCTCGGTCAATCTGAATGAATTATTGCAAATTTATGAAATACGCCTACGTCTAGAACCCTTGGGGGCTTGTGAAGCAGCGTCTAATGTTGATGAAAAAGAGATCCGTGAACTGATGAGGAAGACCGAAGCATTGAACTTATTGGATGATGAGAAGTTGAATAATCAATTTCGTTCGTATGATTATGCTTTTCACTCAACTATTATGCAAATGAGCAATAATCCATTTTTGGAAAAAATGGTTTCTTCCTTCAATCTAGTGACTCTTGGAAACCTAACCGGAATGTTGCGCAATGTGCGAGATAGTCTTGCCGAGCATACCGTTATTCTACGTTCAATCCTAACACATGATCCAGAGAAGGCCGAACAAGCAATGTTTAAACATGTTGAAGTTGCGAAGAAGCGAATTGAGCAGTATATTTTGGAAAAGGATTGTTCATGA
- a CDS encoding sugar ABC transporter substrate-binding protein translates to MTMFKRMVGFVCLALLLVLPLSAAGQKDSQEDGKIKLTFMGWGTDAEIDTYQTMIDTFEQDYPDVEVEYIVVADNEFDTKLQAMIGAGSAPDVFYCQIDKFMKYTATGNLLNITSYVENNEIFNEDNVWSSIIDLYRYDGEMLGSGDVYALPKDVSVFPIFYNVDLFNAAGIVPPSASDPWDWNDYLDAAKKLTTGTGDEKVYGTGAYSLESAVWSNGAEFVDQETLSQVTIDDPAFIEALQWVADLNLVHHVAPSISESASLSDYDRFKQGKLAMVGAGTWSLGDFWQNCDFTFDVMNWPVSPRTGNSEIWFGSAGLSVSSQTKHPEEAFNLAAYLAFNENSQRTTYQKGQAIPMLKDMAYEEFAKLEQDPENKQVLFDILENHARVATQSKTFTQEWFADFNSNVGVVLNGERTAESFCKEFKPGIQRMLDDSIALSKEFSL, encoded by the coding sequence ATGACTATGTTCAAACGAATGGTGGGTTTTGTGTGTCTGGCACTACTTCTCGTGCTTCCCCTGTCAGCAGCAGGACAGAAGGATTCACAAGAAGATGGTAAGATTAAATTGACATTCATGGGCTGGGGAACCGATGCAGAAATTGATACCTATCAAACCATGATTGATACCTTCGAGCAAGATTATCCAGATGTGGAAGTTGAATACATCGTTGTTGCTGATAATGAGTTTGATACCAAGCTCCAGGCAATGATTGGTGCGGGATCCGCCCCTGACGTGTTCTACTGCCAGATAGATAAGTTCATGAAATATACTGCAACAGGTAATCTGCTAAATATTACCTCGTACGTGGAAAATAATGAAATTTTCAATGAAGATAATGTATGGTCAAGCATCATTGACTTGTATCGGTATGACGGTGAGATGTTAGGAAGTGGTGATGTATATGCGTTGCCTAAAGATGTAAGTGTCTTCCCCATTTTTTACAATGTTGACCTCTTTAATGCCGCTGGGATCGTACCTCCTTCTGCTTCTGATCCATGGGATTGGAATGACTATCTAGATGCAGCAAAGAAGCTCACCACTGGTACTGGTGATGAGAAAGTATATGGTACTGGAGCATATTCACTAGAATCTGCAGTTTGGTCCAATGGTGCAGAGTTCGTGGACCAGGAGACCCTGAGCCAGGTGACCATTGATGATCCTGCCTTCATCGAAGCTTTGCAATGGGTTGCAGATCTAAACCTTGTGCATCATGTAGCACCTTCCATTTCTGAAAGTGCATCGTTGAGTGACTATGACCGCTTCAAGCAAGGCAAACTTGCAATGGTAGGGGCAGGAACCTGGAGTCTTGGTGACTTCTGGCAAAACTGTGATTTCACCTTTGATGTCATGAATTGGCCGGTAAGTCCCCGTACTGGGAACAGCGAAATTTGGTTTGGTAGTGCAGGGCTGAGTGTATCCTCTCAGACAAAACACCCTGAGGAAGCTTTCAATCTTGCTGCATATCTGGCATTCAATGAAAATTCACAGAGAACCACATATCAGAAAGGTCAGGCAATTCCTATGCTCAAGGACATGGCCTATGAGGAGTTTGCCAAGTTGGAACAGGATCCAGAAAACAAACAGGTTCTTTTTGATATCCTGGAAAACCATGCTCGTGTTGCAACCCAGTCAAAGACTTTCACCCAGGAATGGTTTGCTGATTTCAATTCCAACGTTGGTGTAGTCCTTAACGGAGAGAGAACTGCTGAAAGTTTTTGCAAGGAGTTCAAGCCAGGAATCCAACGGATGCTTGACGATAGCATTGCACTGAGCAAAGAATTCTCTTTGTAA
- a CDS encoding sugar ABC transporter permease — protein MKQISSMKRKEGIAGVLFIAPTIIYFLVFFALPLFVCVYASFTNWNILSPNRSFVGWRNYSKLLSDPKFWTALSNTFYMLIPIPLYLFFGLLFAYACHKKIPWERLFRVIYYLPYISSIVALVIIWKWLFNSEFGLVSHLLSLFGVGPIDWLNDPVWTKRMIVLMITWKFIGIISIYYLAVLKSISKTYYEAAEIDGATKTQQFLRITFPLITPTTFYLAVVGLIGSLQTFIEIQLFVPDGGRGYGVATIVYYIWQKAFQSSQMGYASATATLFGIFILLLTVLQLSVAKWWVYEGD, from the coding sequence ATGAAGCAAATAAGTTCCATGAAACGTAAAGAGGGTATAGCAGGAGTGTTGTTCATTGCTCCAACAATTATCTATTTCCTTGTATTTTTTGCATTGCCTCTCTTTGTTTGTGTATATGCCAGTTTTACCAACTGGAATATTCTTTCTCCCAACAGGAGTTTTGTAGGTTGGCGTAATTATTCGAAATTGCTCTCAGATCCAAAATTCTGGACTGCCTTGAGCAACACCTTCTATATGCTGATACCCATTCCTTTGTATCTATTTTTTGGGTTGCTGTTTGCCTATGCCTGCCATAAGAAAATACCATGGGAACGACTCTTTCGAGTTATCTATTATTTGCCCTACATTTCATCCATTGTGGCATTGGTTATCATATGGAAATGGTTGTTCAATTCAGAATTTGGGTTGGTAAGCCATCTCCTTTCCCTGTTCGGTGTTGGTCCAATTGATTGGTTGAATGACCCGGTATGGACCAAGAGAATGATTGTGCTCATGATCACCTGGAAATTCATTGGGATTATTTCTATATATTACTTGGCTGTATTGAAGAGTATTTCAAAAACGTATTATGAGGCGGCAGAAATTGATGGTGCAACTAAGACTCAACAATTTCTAAGGATTACCTTTCCGCTCATAACACCAACCACATTCTATCTCGCGGTTGTCGGGCTTATTGGGTCCTTGCAGACATTCATAGAGATTCAATTATTTGTTCCTGATGGAGGACGTGGGTATGGTGTTGCTACCATTGTATATTACATCTGGCAAAAAGCGTTTCAGTCGAGTCAAATGGGGTATGCAAGTGCCACAGCAACTTTGTTTGGAATTTTCATTCTTCTCTTAACAGTCTTGCAACTTTCAGTTGCCAAATGGTGGGTGTATGAAGGCGATTAA
- a CDS encoding GntR family transcriptional regulator has translation MIPVKKSSLKDLVYQQIKLMISNKDLLPGDKVNRKQLAQLLGVSQTPVQDAIVRLIQEGLFEDKKSNGIYVRVFTNKDMQDIFALRAGIEGIALRLCISKGCEEIEDLFKLFDSFTVPMTDSEEIARYQKIDRMFHEQIISRSGNELMKDFVKDFSFILRCYHKGLLRHPDETLPEHLAIIQAARERNPEKAQNLLIAHHMASYERLSDL, from the coding sequence ATGATTCCTGTTAAGAAAAGCTCCCTGAAAGATCTTGTATACCAACAGATCAAGTTAATGATTTCAAACAAGGACTTATTGCCTGGTGATAAAGTCAATAGGAAGCAGCTGGCTCAGCTTTTAGGGGTCAGTCAAACTCCTGTACAAGATGCCATTGTAAGACTGATTCAGGAAGGGTTGTTTGAAGATAAGAAATCCAATGGAATATATGTAAGAGTCTTCACTAATAAAGATATGCAAGATATTTTTGCCTTACGTGCAGGCATTGAAGGTATAGCATTACGCCTCTGTATATCCAAAGGATGTGAAGAGATTGAAGACCTCTTCAAGTTGTTTGATTCCTTTACGGTTCCCATGACTGATTCTGAAGAGATTGCAAGATACCAGAAAATTGATAGAATGTTTCATGAGCAAATCATTTCAAGATCAGGCAATGAATTGATGAAGGATTTCGTAAAAGATTTTAGCTTTATTTTGCGATGTTATCACAAGGGGTTGTTGAGACATCCTGATGAGACATTGCCCGAGCATCTTGCAATTATCCAAGCTGCCCGGGAGAGAAATCCCGAGAAGGCTCAAAATCTCTTGATCGCTCATCATATGGCTTCCTATGAGAGACTATCTGACCTCTAA
- a CDS encoding ArsR family transcriptional regulator — MSKVLMVMADDEEQLRRVGYALSSIQRIQILKLLYYNSYNVKEIAELINIPASSAALHVRELEKADLIQTKQLPGKRGSMKICSRKNDYVNIKLSGQASNINQVATVSMPIGAYTDCRVTPTCGLADEQRIIGYEDRPNNFYLPERVNAKVLWTSSGYVEYKFPFPVEHQTLPKELILTFEACSEAPNFKEDWKSDLTIWINGIECGTWQSPGDYGARRGKLNPVWWDDGVSQYGKLVTVSISGELTRINAKHASDITIDDLHLDINDTISLRIGNKEEAKYIGGFNLFGCSFGDYNQDIELSFVY, encoded by the coding sequence ATGTCGAAAGTGCTGATGGTTATGGCTGATGATGAAGAACAACTACGTCGAGTTGGATATGCACTCTCATCTATTCAACGGATACAAATTCTGAAACTACTGTATTATAACAGCTATAATGTTAAAGAAATTGCTGAATTGATTAATATCCCAGCATCTAGTGCTGCACTACATGTGAGGGAACTAGAAAAAGCTGACCTAATCCAGACCAAGCAACTACCAGGCAAGCGGGGGTCGATGAAAATTTGCAGTAGAAAGAATGATTATGTAAATATTAAACTTTCTGGACAAGCCTCAAATATTAATCAGGTGGCTACCGTCTCCATGCCCATTGGAGCTTATACCGATTGCCGAGTAACACCAACATGTGGGCTCGCTGATGAACAGAGGATTATCGGTTATGAAGATCGCCCCAATAATTTTTATTTGCCTGAGAGGGTAAATGCTAAAGTATTATGGACTTCCAGTGGATATGTAGAATATAAGTTCCCGTTTCCAGTCGAACATCAAACGCTACCAAAGGAATTGATTCTTACGTTTGAGGCATGTTCTGAGGCTCCAAACTTCAAAGAAGACTGGAAGTCAGATTTGACAATTTGGATTAACGGGATAGAGTGCGGGACTTGGCAAAGTCCTGGCGACTATGGGGCAAGAAGAGGAAAGCTTAATCCAGTATGGTGGGATGATGGGGTTTCCCAATATGGGAAATTAGTAACTGTATCAATTTCTGGAGAACTAACACGAATTAATGCAAAACATGCTTCTGACATCACTATCGACGATTTACACTTAGATATCAATGACACTATATCACTCCGCATTGGAAACAAGGAGGAAGCTAAGTATATTGGAGGATTCAATCTATTTGGATGCAGTTTCGGTGATTATAATCAAGACATTGAACTGTCATTTGTATACTAA